From Myotis daubentonii chromosome 15, mMyoDau2.1, whole genome shotgun sequence, one genomic window encodes:
- the LOC132216469 gene encoding zinc finger protein 547-like, with the protein MYISVLNRHQRVHTGEKPYECNDCGKTFSHRYNLTEHQRVHTGEKPYECSECGKSFRCHSTLFTHRRIHTGERPHECSECGQFFRHRNTLTKHQRVHTGEKPYECSECGQSFRRRHSLTEHQRIHTGEKPYECSECGKFFRCHSNLFAHKRVHTGERPHECIECGKSFSQKSHLLRHLIVHNGEKL; encoded by the coding sequence ATGTATATCTCTGTTCTTAATCggcaccagagagttcacactggagaaaagccatatgagtgtaatGATTGTGGCAAGACTTTCAGTCATAGGTACAACCTCACtgaacatcagagagttcacactggagaaaaaccttatgagtgcagtgaatgtgggaaatcttttagatGCCATAGTACCCTTTTTACCCACAGGagaattcacacaggagaaaggcctcatgagtgtagtgaatgtgggcaGTTCTTCAGGCATAGAAATACCCTTACTaagcaccagagagttcacactggagaaaaaccttatgagtgtagtgaatgtgggcaGTCCTTCAGACGAAGGCATTCCCTCACTGAacaccagagaattcacactggagaaaaaccttatgaatgcagtgaatgtgggaaattttTTAGATGCCATAGTAACCTTTTTgcacacaagagagttcacacaggagaaaggccTCATGAGTGtattgaatgtgggaaatcttttagccaAAAATCTCACCTCCTTAGACACCTGATTgttcacaatggagaaaagctTTAA